A genomic window from Populus alba chromosome 19, ASM523922v2, whole genome shotgun sequence includes:
- the LOC118055690 gene encoding two-component response regulator ARR17, protein MASSSSSLPSMEFDIDEKPHVLAVDDSLIDRKVIERLLTNSTCRVTTAENGKRALEYLGLADGQHPNHGVSNHTMKVNMIITDYSMPGMTGYELLKRIKESPNMKEIPVVVVSSENIPTRINQCMEGGAQEFLLKPLQLSDAKKLRCHIKKLNN, encoded by the exons ATGGCcagctcttcttcttccttaccATCAATGGAGTTCGATATTGATGAGAAACCACATGTGTTAGCTGTTGATGATAGTTTGATCGATCGCAAAGTCATTGAAAGGTTACTTACCAACTCTACATGCAGAG TGACCACAGCAGAAAACGGAAAGAGAGCATTGGAGTATTTGGGCTTAGCTGATGGACAACATCCCAATCATGGTGTAAGTAACCATACAATGAAG GTGAATATGATCATCACCGATTATAGCATGCCAGGAATGACCGGTTATGAGCTGTTGAAAAGAATTAAG GAATCACCTAACATGAAGGAGATACCGGTGGTTGTAGTGTCATCTGAGAACATCCCTACACGAATTAATCA GTGCATGGAGGGAGGAGCTCAAGAATTCTTGCTGAAGCCTCTTCAGCTATCAGATGCGAAAAAGCTGAGGTGCCATATAAAAAAGCTGAATAATTAA